TGTTTCTGTAATgattcttcctgtttcttcctcCAGCAAACCTCTTCACATTTTACATGATCTGTTTCCGTAAAAGCGGAATGTCCACCACAGCCACCATTTACCTGAGCTCTCTAGCCATCGTGGACACTTTCTACATCGTGTGGGTTATCCTCATCGACCTAACACTCACCTTCTGGATGCAACAGCCCTTCTGGCACTCTCACCCCTGGTGTGCTATCCTCGGTTTCCTGCAGTACGGATCTCTCTATAGCTCCTCCTGGATTGTTGTGGTCTTCACCATTGAGCGCTACCTGGTCCTCCGCAGCACTGCGGCCAAACAGCATTTCTCCCAGGTCGGGGTCACCAAGCTGACATGCATGGCTATAGTGCTGGTGTCCCACCTGGTGTCTGTGCCCCTGGGGTGGATCAACGTGGTCATACCAGTGAACTTCACAGTACAAGGAGAGAATGTGACACTGCCCCGATGTCGATACCGTGAGCAGTACTATGCCACTGCTATTGTGTGGATAACTACCTTCCTGTCAGGGGGAATCCCCATTTTATTGGTCATCATCTTTAACTTCATGATCGGTTGCCATCTCTGCCATGTAAGCAACCTCTTTACGAAGGAGGAGCGGCACTTCATTCAAGGCAGGAGCACCAGGTCCTTACTGAGgaggaccatcctgctgctcggGACTGTCTCCGTGGCTTTTGTTGTCCTCAGCCTCCCACGCTTTGTTACTTACTGC
This portion of the Salarias fasciatus unplaced genomic scaffold, fSalaFa1.1, whole genome shotgun sequence genome encodes:
- the LOC115384622 gene encoding probable G-protein coupled receptor 139, with product MICFRKSGMSTTATIYLSSLAIVDTFYIVWVILIDLTLTFWMQQPFWHSHPWCAILGFLQYGSLYSSSWIVVVFTIERYLVLRSTAAKQHFSQVGVTKLTCMAIVLVSHLVSVPLGWINVVIPVNFTVQGENVTLPRCRYREQYYATAIVWITTFLSGGIPILLVIIFNFMIGCHLCHVSNLFTKEERHFIQGRSTRSLLRRTILLLGTVSVAFVVLSLPRFVTYCILRTVHNNNSFNRNDYSILINVAGDVANMLQNLNSTTNFLLYCMVSRCFRRELVHLLTCGAKALDLGSAFTHTTLKSSLL